A genomic region of Peromyscus eremicus chromosome 19, PerEre_H2_v1, whole genome shotgun sequence contains the following coding sequences:
- the Pcdhb2 gene encoding protocadherin beta-2 isoform X2, protein MEAAEEMERVLKKRQVLLFFVLLGIAQAGSTLRRYSVEEEAENGFFVANLLKDLGLGVDELAARGPRVISKGKKLNLEFNRQTGDLLLREKLDREELCGPAEPCVVPFQVLLGNPLQIFQAELQIRDINDHSPVFLDKEIILKISEMTASGTTFLIEPAQDLDVGSNSLQTYTISPNFNFHLKLQDSPDGTVLPQLVLDRVLDREEQSEIRLILTAIDGGSPPRSGTALVLIEVLDINDNAPTFSKFRYEVQIPENSPVGFQVATVSATDLDIGDHGKIAYAFSQATEDIRKTFRMNATSGEILLAKILDFESTQTYTVYVQATDGGGLSGSSVVFVQVMDLNDNPPELTMSTLTNHIPENSPETIIAVFSVADPDSGDNGKMVCSIPEDLPFILKPSVENFYTLMTNTALDRETRSQYNITITITDLGTPRLTTQHTITVQVSDINDNAPAFTQTSYTLFVQENNSPALHIGTISATDSDSGSNAHITYSLLPTPAPQLALSSLISINADNGQLFALRALDYEDLQTFEFHVGATDQGSPALSSQALVRVLVLDANDNAPFVLYPLQNASAPCTELLPRAAEPGYLVTKVVAVDRDSGQNAWLSFQLLKATEPGLFSVWAHNGEVRTSRLLSERDAPKHRLLLLVKDNGDPPRSASVTLHVLLVDGFSQPYLPLPEVARDLVQDEDALTLYLVIALASVSSIFLLSVLLFVGVRLCRRARAASLGGCSVPEGHFPGHLVDVSGTGTLSQSYQYEVCLTGDSGTTDFKFLKPVIPNFLLQSSERENDTNASYRNSFEFN, encoded by the coding sequence ATGGAGGCTGCAGAGGAAATGGAGCGAGTCCTGAAAAAAAGGCAAGTCCTGCTGTTCTTTGTTTTGCTGGGCATAGCTCAGGCTGGGTCCACTCTTAGGCGCTACTCAGTGGAGGAGGAAGCGGAGAATGGCTTTTTTGTGGCCAATTTGTTAAAGGACCTGGGGCTGGGGGTAGATGAACTTGCTGCGCGGGGACCACGAGTCATTTCCAAAGGGAAAAAATTGAACTTAGAGTTCAACAGGCAGACCGGGGATTTGTTATTAAGGGAGAAACTGGACCGGGAGGAGCTGTGCGGCCCCGCCGAACCCTGTGTGGTGCCTTTCCAGGTGTTACTGGGAAATCCTTTGCAGATTTTTCAGGCTGAGCTACAGATTAGGGACATAAATGATCATTCTCCTGTTTTTCTGgacaaagaaataattttgaaaatttcagaAATGACTGCTTCCGGAACCACTTTCCTAATAGAACCGGCTCAAGACTTAGATGTAGGAAGCAACAGTCTCCAAACTTACACAATCAGCCCCAATTTCAATTTTCATCTTAAATTACAAGACAGTCCCGATGGCACGGTATTACCACAGCTGGTTCTGGACAGAGTGCTGGATCGGGAGGAACAATCTGAAATCAGATTAATACTCACAGCGATAGATGGTGGGAGTCCACCCAGGTCTGGCACCGCCCTGGTCCTTATTGAAGTCTTGGACATCAATGACAATGCCCCCACATTTTCAAAGTTTCGCTATGAGGTTCAGATCCCAGAGAACAGTCCTGTTGGATTCCAGGTTGCTACGGTCTCTGCTACAGATTTAGACATTGGGGACCACGGAAAAATAGCTTACGCTTTTTCCCAAGCTACTGAAGACATTCGGAAAACATTTCGAATGAATGCAACATCCGGAGAAATCCTTTTAGCAAAGATACTGGATTTTGAATCCACCCAGACATATACAGTATATGTTCAGGCTACAGATGGTGGGGGACTTTCTGGAAGCAGTGTGGTGTTTGTTCAAGTGATGGATTTGAATGACAACCCACCAGAACTGACTATGTCCACACTTACCAATCACATCCCAGAAAACTCCCCGGAAACCATAATTGCTGTGTTCAGTGTTGCAGATCCTGACTCTGGAGACAACGGAAAAATGGTGTGCTCCATCCCAGAGGATCTTCCTTTTATTCTAAAACCCTCAGTTGAGAACTTCTACACTCTTATGACAAACACAGCCTTAGACCGGGAGACCAGATCACAGTACAACATCACCATTACCATCACTGATCTGGGCACACCCAGGCTCACAACCCAGCACACCATAACAGTGCAGGTGTCCGATATCAATGACAACGCCCCCGCCTTCACACAAACCTCCTACACCCTGTTTGTCCAGGAGAACAACAGCCCCGCTCTGCACATAGGCACCATCAGTGCCACAGACTCAGACTCAGGCTCCAATGCCCACATCACCTACTCGCTCCTGCCCACCCCCGCCCCGCAGCTGGCTCTCTCCTCGCTCATCTCCATCAATGCAGATAACGGGCAACTGTTCGCGCTCAGGGCGCTGGACTACGAGGACCTGCAGACCTTCGAGTTCCACGTGGGCGCCACAGACCAAGGCTCTCCTGCGCTCAGCAGCCAGGCGCTGGTGCGTGTGCTGGTGCTGGACGCCAACGACAATGCGCCCTTTGTGCTCTACCCGCTGCAGAACGCCTCTGCACCCTGCACAGAGCTGCTGCCCAGGGCGGCAGAGCCAGGCTACCTGGTCACCAAGGTGGTGGCAGTGGACCGCGACTCTGGACAGAAtgcctggctgtccttccagctgCTCAAGGCCACAGAGCCCGGGCTGTTCAGCGTGTGGGCTCACAATGGCGAGGTGCGCACCTCCAGGCTGCTGAGTGAGCGCGATGCTCCCAagcacaggctgctgctgctggtcaaGGACAATGGAGATCCTCCAAGGTCTGCCAGTGTCACTCTGCATGTGCTGCTGGTGGATGGCTTCTCTCagccctacctgcctctgccagagGTGGCGCGCGACCTCGTGCAGGATGAGGATGCGCTCACACTGTACCTGGTCATTGCCTTGGCTTCTGTGTCTTCcatcttcctgttgtctgtgctgCTGTTCGTGGGGGTGAGGCTGTGCAGGAGGGCCAGGGCGGCCTCTCTGGGTGGCTGCTCTGTGCCTGAGGGACACTTTCCTGGTCACCTGGTGGATGTCAGCGGCACTGGGACCCTGTCCCAGAGCTACCAATATGAGGTGTGTCTGACTGGAGACTCTGGAACCACAGATTTCAAGTTTCTGAAGCCTGTTATTCCCAACTTCCTTCTTCagagttcagagagagagaatgatacaAACGCCAGTTACAGGAATAGTTTTGAATTCAATTAA
- the Pcdhb2 gene encoding protocadherin beta-2 isoform X1 gives MEAAEEMERVLKKRQVLLFFVLLGIAQAGSTLRRYSVEEEAENGFFVANLLKDLGLGVDELAARGPRVISKGKKLNLEFNRQTGDLLLREKLDREELCGPAEPCVVPFQVLLGNPLQIFQAELQIRDINDHSPVFLDKEIILKISEMTASGTTFLIEPAQDLDVGSNSLQTYTISPNFNFHLKLQDSPDGTVLPQLVLDRVLDREEQSEIRLILTAIDGGSPPRSGTALVLIEVLDINDNAPTFSKFRYEVQIPENSPVGFQVATVSATDLDIGDHGKIAYAFSQATEDIRKTFRMNATSGEILLAKILDFESTQTYTVYVQATDGGGLSGSSVVFVQVMDLNDNPPELTMSTLTNHIPENSPETIIAVFSVADPDSGDNGKMVCSIPEDLPFILKPSVENFYTLMTNTALDRETRSQYNITITITDLGTPRLTTQHTITVQVSDINDNAPAFTQTSYTLFVQENNSPALHIGTISATDSDSGSNAHITYSLLPTPAPQLALSSLISINADNGQLFALRALDYEDLQTFEFHVGATDQGSPALSSQALVRVLVLDANDNAPFVLYPLQNASAPCTELLPRAAEPGYLVTKVVAVDRDSGQNAWLSFQLLKATEPGLFSVWAHNGEVRTSRLLSERDAPKHRLLLLVKDNGDPPRSASVTLHVLLVDGFSQPYLPLPEVARDLVQDEDALTLYLVIALASVSSIFLLSVLLFVGVRLCRRARAASLGGCSVPEGHFPGHLVDVSGTGTLSQSYQYEVCLTGDSGTTDFKFLKPVIPNFLLQSSERENDTNASYRNSFGLYSNCN, from the exons ATGGAGGCTGCAGAGGAAATGGAGCGAGTCCTGAAAAAAAGGCAAGTCCTGCTGTTCTTTGTTTTGCTGGGCATAGCTCAGGCTGGGTCCACTCTTAGGCGCTACTCAGTGGAGGAGGAAGCGGAGAATGGCTTTTTTGTGGCCAATTTGTTAAAGGACCTGGGGCTGGGGGTAGATGAACTTGCTGCGCGGGGACCACGAGTCATTTCCAAAGGGAAAAAATTGAACTTAGAGTTCAACAGGCAGACCGGGGATTTGTTATTAAGGGAGAAACTGGACCGGGAGGAGCTGTGCGGCCCCGCCGAACCCTGTGTGGTGCCTTTCCAGGTGTTACTGGGAAATCCTTTGCAGATTTTTCAGGCTGAGCTACAGATTAGGGACATAAATGATCATTCTCCTGTTTTTCTGgacaaagaaataattttgaaaatttcagaAATGACTGCTTCCGGAACCACTTTCCTAATAGAACCGGCTCAAGACTTAGATGTAGGAAGCAACAGTCTCCAAACTTACACAATCAGCCCCAATTTCAATTTTCATCTTAAATTACAAGACAGTCCCGATGGCACGGTATTACCACAGCTGGTTCTGGACAGAGTGCTGGATCGGGAGGAACAATCTGAAATCAGATTAATACTCACAGCGATAGATGGTGGGAGTCCACCCAGGTCTGGCACCGCCCTGGTCCTTATTGAAGTCTTGGACATCAATGACAATGCCCCCACATTTTCAAAGTTTCGCTATGAGGTTCAGATCCCAGAGAACAGTCCTGTTGGATTCCAGGTTGCTACGGTCTCTGCTACAGATTTAGACATTGGGGACCACGGAAAAATAGCTTACGCTTTTTCCCAAGCTACTGAAGACATTCGGAAAACATTTCGAATGAATGCAACATCCGGAGAAATCCTTTTAGCAAAGATACTGGATTTTGAATCCACCCAGACATATACAGTATATGTTCAGGCTACAGATGGTGGGGGACTTTCTGGAAGCAGTGTGGTGTTTGTTCAAGTGATGGATTTGAATGACAACCCACCAGAACTGACTATGTCCACACTTACCAATCACATCCCAGAAAACTCCCCGGAAACCATAATTGCTGTGTTCAGTGTTGCAGATCCTGACTCTGGAGACAACGGAAAAATGGTGTGCTCCATCCCAGAGGATCTTCCTTTTATTCTAAAACCCTCAGTTGAGAACTTCTACACTCTTATGACAAACACAGCCTTAGACCGGGAGACCAGATCACAGTACAACATCACCATTACCATCACTGATCTGGGCACACCCAGGCTCACAACCCAGCACACCATAACAGTGCAGGTGTCCGATATCAATGACAACGCCCCCGCCTTCACACAAACCTCCTACACCCTGTTTGTCCAGGAGAACAACAGCCCCGCTCTGCACATAGGCACCATCAGTGCCACAGACTCAGACTCAGGCTCCAATGCCCACATCACCTACTCGCTCCTGCCCACCCCCGCCCCGCAGCTGGCTCTCTCCTCGCTCATCTCCATCAATGCAGATAACGGGCAACTGTTCGCGCTCAGGGCGCTGGACTACGAGGACCTGCAGACCTTCGAGTTCCACGTGGGCGCCACAGACCAAGGCTCTCCTGCGCTCAGCAGCCAGGCGCTGGTGCGTGTGCTGGTGCTGGACGCCAACGACAATGCGCCCTTTGTGCTCTACCCGCTGCAGAACGCCTCTGCACCCTGCACAGAGCTGCTGCCCAGGGCGGCAGAGCCAGGCTACCTGGTCACCAAGGTGGTGGCAGTGGACCGCGACTCTGGACAGAAtgcctggctgtccttccagctgCTCAAGGCCACAGAGCCCGGGCTGTTCAGCGTGTGGGCTCACAATGGCGAGGTGCGCACCTCCAGGCTGCTGAGTGAGCGCGATGCTCCCAagcacaggctgctgctgctggtcaaGGACAATGGAGATCCTCCAAGGTCTGCCAGTGTCACTCTGCATGTGCTGCTGGTGGATGGCTTCTCTCagccctacctgcctctgccagagGTGGCGCGCGACCTCGTGCAGGATGAGGATGCGCTCACACTGTACCTGGTCATTGCCTTGGCTTCTGTGTCTTCcatcttcctgttgtctgtgctgCTGTTCGTGGGGGTGAGGCTGTGCAGGAGGGCCAGGGCGGCCTCTCTGGGTGGCTGCTCTGTGCCTGAGGGACACTTTCCTGGTCACCTGGTGGATGTCAGCGGCACTGGGACCCTGTCCCAGAGCTACCAATATGAGGTGTGTCTGACTGGAGACTCTGGAACCACAGATTTCAAGTTTCTGAAGCCTGTTATTCCCAACTTCCTTCTTCagagttcagagagagagaatgatacaAACGCCAGTTACAGGAATAGTTTTG GCTTGTATTCCAATTGTAATTAG